GTGGATAACGATGAACCCGTTATCCACCGCACTCCCCTCTTCCCACAAGCTCCACAGCCACTCAGCCAGTTTTGAAATAAATCACCCCAAAAACCCAAAACCATCTTTGCTCAGACTCATTCTTGTATTAGAAACGACTCCATGCCAAACACACCTGTCAATAGCACCTTTGGATCCAGCCCGAGCCCTCCCACTTTGCTGGGGCAGGTACGCGCCCGCATCCGCGTTAAGCACTACAGTATTAGAACCGAAGTGGCCTACGTTGACTGGATTCGCCGCTTTGTTCTTTTCCATAACAAGCGCCACCCTCGGGATCTTGGGGCCGTGGAAGTCGAAGCATTCTTGACGTACTTGGCTGACAAGCGGCGGGTGTCCGCCTCAACGCAGAATCAAGCCAAGAGCGCCTTGTTATTCCTGTATCGCGAAGTGCTTGATGTGGAACTGCCTTGGTTGGACGGGGTAACTTCGGCCAAGAAATCACAGCGCTTACCAGTGGTACTTACCCCAGCGGAAGTCAGCTCGCTACTTGGCCGCCTAAGAGGGAGCCCGGCACTCATCGTGAAACTGCTCTATGGAACCGGCTTACGTATCATGGAGGCGCTGAGGCTACGGGTCAAAGACTTGGACTTTGAGCGCTTGGAAATTTTGGTACGCGATGGAAAAGGAGCGAAAGACCGGGTCACCATGATGCCGGCGAACTTGGCGGAGCCGTTGAAGCTTCACCTCACGCGAGTCAAGGAGTTGCACCAGGAAGATCTCGCCGCCGGATTTGGGGACGTATTTCTACCCTACGCGCTTGCCAGAAAGTACCCTAACGCAGGAAAAGAATGGTATTGGCAGTACTCCTTCCCTTCGGCCAGGTTATCCATTGACCCTCGGTCGGGCGTGAAACGCCGGCATCATGCGGACGAGAAACCGATTCAACGGGCAATGCAGCAAGCTCTGAGGGAATCCGGGATTAACAAGCCGGCTACCCCGCACACGCTTCGGCATTCGTTCGCAACTCACCTACTTCAATCCGGCTACGACATCAGGACGGCGCAAGAACTCTTGGGCCATAGCGATATGAGTACCACGATGATATACACCCACGTCCTCAATCGCGGCGGTAAAGGGGTGCTCAGTCCTCTGGACAGGCTCTAAGGGACAAAAGGGTTAGAGGAATTGCGCGGCCAAGGCACCCGGGCCGTCCTTGGGCGGTTCGACAAGCTCACCGCGAACGGCAATCTGAACAGCAGTACCACGCCACGCTCCCACCGCGAACGGCAATCTAATCAGCCTCACCACCTCGTTCTTGCTGCGCCGCGTTATTTCCCGGTTACCATTCGCCTTTTTTGGGCGAACTTCGCCTCGTCAAGGGTCTACCGTGAAATCCATTCGCAGCTTACTTGTCGCCAACCGTTCCGAGATCGCCATCCGCGTTATGCGTGCCGCCGCGGAAATGGGTATTCGCACGGTGGCGATTTTTTCCAACGAAGACCGGTTCGCGTTGCACCGCTTCAAGGCCGATGAGAGTTACCTTGTGGGTGCGGGAAAGAAACCTATCCATGCCTATCTGGATATCGGTGACATCGTGCGCATCGCACGTGAGGCGAAGGTGGATGCCATTCATCCGGGTTACGGATTTCTCTCGGAGAATCCGGATTTCGCCGAGGCCTGCGCCAAGGCGGGGATTACGTTCATCGGCCCCAAGCCGCAGGTGATGCGCCTGCTGGGGAACAAGGTCGCCGCGCGCGAACTGGCGCAGAAGGTAGGCGTGGCCGTGGTACCGGCCACCGCTGCGCTGCCCCACGACATCGAGGAAGCCAAGCGCATGGCGGTTCCGTTGGGTTACCCCTTCATGCTGAAGGCGAGCTGGGGCGGGGGCGGGCGCGGCATGCGGGTGATCGAAACCGAGGCGGATCTAACGGCAAACCTTGAGGTTGCCCGCCGCGAAGCGCTCGCCGCCTTCGGCAATGCCGAGATGTATCTGGAGAAGCTGGTGCGGCGCGCACGCCACGTGGAGGTGCAGGTGATGGGCGATGCCCATGGGCAGATCGTGCATTTGTTCGAGCGCGATTGCACGGTGCAGAGGCGCAACCAAAAAGTGGTGGAGCGCGCACCGGCCCCGTACTTGAACGATGCGCAGCGCGCGGCGCTGTGCGAGTCCGCCCTCAAGCTCGCGCGCGCGGCGCATTACACGCATGCGGGCACGGTGGAATTTCTCATGGACGCGGATACGGGCTTGGTGTATTTCATCGAGGTGAATCCGCGCATTCAGGTGGAACACACGGTCACCGAGGAGGTCACCGGCGTGGATATCGTGAAGGCGCAAATCCGCATCAGCGAGGGCGCGCGCATCGGCGACGCGGATTCCTTCGTTCCCAGGCAGGAGGACGTGCGCCTGAATGGCCACGCCTTGCAATGCCGGGTGACGACGGAGGATCCGGAGAACAGCTTCATGCCGGATTACGGACGATTGTCCGCTTACCGCAGCGCGGCTGGCTTCGGCATTCGGCTGGATGCCGGCACGGCATACGGCGGCGCGGTGATCACGCCTTTCTACGATTCGCTGCTGGTGAAGGTCACCTCCTGGGGGCATACGAAGGAAGAGGCCATCGCGCGCATGGACCGGGCGCTGCGCGAGTTTCGCATCCGGGGACTGTCCAGCAACCTGCAGTTCCTGGAGAACGTGATCGGCCACGAGCAGTTCGCCTCCGGCGAATGCATCACGCGCTTCATCGATGAAACACCGGAGTTGTTCCGCTTCACCAAGCGCCGCGACCGCGCCACCAAGTTACTGCGCTTCATCGGCGAGATCGCGGTGAACGGCAACCCGGAAATGAAGCGGCGAGGCGCCAGCGATGCGCGGCCGGAGCCCGCCCCCTTGCCGCGCATTGACATGACGCAAGAGCCGCCCGCGGGCACGCGCGATAAGCTCAAGGAGCTGGGGCCCGAGAAATTCGCGGAATGGATGAAGGCACACAAGCGAGTGCTGCTCACGGACACGACTCTACGCGACGCGCACCAATCGCTGTTCGCCACCCGCATGCGCACGCGCGACATGCTGCCCATCGCGCCCTACTACGCGCGCATGCTGCCGGAGCTGTTTTCCTTGGAGTGCTGGGGCGGCGCCACCTTCGACGTGGCCTTGCGCTTCTTGAAGGAAGACCCTTGGGACCGCCTGGTGAAATTGCGCGCGGCGGTACCGAACATTTTGCTCCAGATGTTGTTGCGTGCCTCCAATGCCGTGGGTTACACCAACTATCCCGACAACGTGGTGCGCTACTTCGTGCAACAGGCGGCCAAGAACGGCGTGGATGTCTTCCGCGTTTTCGACTCCTTGAACTGGGTGGAGAACATGCGCGTGGCCATGGACGCCGTGCGCGAAGCCGGCGGCTTGTGCGAAGCGGCGGTATGCTACACGAGCGATGTGTTCGATTCCGCGCGCCCCAAATACGACTTGAAGTATTACGTCTCCATGGCGAAGGAACTGGAAAAGGCAGGCGCCCACGTGCTGGGCATCAAGGACATGGCCGGTGTGTGCCGGCCGCGCGCGGCGGCAGCTTTGGTGAAGGCGCTGAAGGAGGAAGTTGGCCTACCCATTCACTTCCACACCCACGACACCAGCGGCATCGGGGCCGCGAGCGTGCTGGCCGCCATAGATGCCGGCTGCGACGCCGTGGATGGCGCGCTCGATTCCATGAGCGGGCTCACCTCCCAGCCTAATCTGGGTTCCATCGTGGCGGCGCTGCAAGGTAGCGAGCGCGACGCGGGCTTGGATCTGGATGCGATGAAATCCCTTTCGCGCTATTGGGAGAGTGTGCGCCGCTATTACGCGCCCTTCGAGGCTGACATGCGCGCGGGCACTTCGGATGTGTATCTGCACGAAATGCCCGGCGGGCAATACACCAACTTGCGCGAACAGGCACGCGCCATGGGCCTGGACCACCGCTGGCCAGAAGTAGCGAAGGCTTACGCGCAAGTGAATCTTTTGTTTGGCGACATCGTAAAGGTCACGCCCACCTCGAAAGTCGTGGGCGATTTAGCGCTGTTCATGGTGGCCAATGATTTATCGCCGGAGGATGTGCGCGACCCCAACCGCGAAATCGCTTTTCCAGAATCCGTGGTGTCCATGATGCGCGGCGAGTTGGGATTTCCGCCAGATGGATTCCCCAGGGACATCACGCACAAAGTGCTCAAGGGTGCCGCGCCCATCGCCGGGCGCGCCGGCGCGCATCTGCCACCCGCGGATCTGGAGGCGGTTCGTAGCGAGGCAGAACACGCCGTGGGACGCAAGGTGAACGACACGGACCTCGCCTCCTATCTCATGTACCCAAAGGTGTTTCGCGAGTTCGCCGAGCACCACCGCAAATACGACGATGTCTCGGTGTTGCCAACGCCCACCTTCTTCAACGGCATGGCCGATGGCGAAGACGCCGGCATCGAGATCGACCGCGGCAAGACGCTCATGATTCGATTGCAAGGCCGCTCCGGCGTGGACGAGGAAGGCCATGTGCGGCTGTTCTTCGAATTGAATGGCCAAGGCCGGCCCCTACGCATTCCGAAGACGGGCGTGGCGGCGGTGCACAAGCCGCGCGCCAAGGCCGAGGATTCCAATTCAGCGCACATGGGCGCGCCCATGCCCGGCAACGTCGTCACCGTGGCGGTGAAGGCGGGCCAACCGGTGAAAAAAGGCGATCCGCTCGTGTCCATCGAAGCCATGAAGATGGAAAGTATCATTCGCGCCGAACGCGACGCCACCGTCAAGGCCGTGCACGCCAAGCCGGGCGATGTGGTGGCGGCTAAGGACTTGCTTGTGGAGCTGGCCTAGCCCGCATCTGCCGGCGAGCCCGAGGGCTTCGACTGCGCTCAGCCCGAACGGTTAGACAATCCTACATCCCACGAGGAGCATGAGTTCATGGCCAGCAGCCTGCTAGCGCTGATAGACGACATCGCCACCATTCTGGACGATGTGGCAATCCTCACCAAGGTGGCGGCCAAGAAGACCAGTGGCGTACTGGGGGATGATCTCGCGCTCAACGCGCAGCAAGTGGCGGGCGTGCATGCCGACCGCGAGCTGCCCGTGGTGTGGGCGGTGGCCAAAGGCTCCTTCAAGAACAAGCTCATTCTCGTGCCGGCCGCTCTCGCCATCAGTGCACTCGCGCCCTGGGCGGTGCCGCCGCTGCTGATGATAGGTGGCGCGTTCTTGTGCTACGAAGGCGCGGAGAAACTGGCGCACAAGCTCTTGCACAGCAAGAAAGAAGACGATCACGCCCACGCCGCGCTGGTTCTCGCGGTGGCAGACCCGAAGGTTGATATGGTTGCCCTGGAGAAAGACAAGATTCGCGGCGCCGTGCGAACCGATTTCGTGCTCTCGGCGGAAATCATCGCCATCACCTTGGGCACCGTGGCGAGCGCATCCTTCGGCACGCGAGTGGCGGTGCTTTCGGGAATCGCCCTTATCATGACGGTGGGCGTCTACGGTCTCGTGTCGGGCATCGTGAAGCTGGACGATGCCGGGCTTTACCTTAGCCAGAGAGGCCATGCGATTCAGACCGCGTTGGGCAAGCTGATCCTGCGCACCGCGCCTTATTTGATGAAAACGCTTTCGGTGGCGGGCACCGCCGCCATGTTTCTAGTGGGCGGGGGCATCCTCACGCACGGCATTCCGGCTTTGCATCATCTGATCGAAGATCTTAGCGTGCGCGTGAGCACTCTCCCCGGCGCTGGGGGATTTTTAGGCGCGCTCGCGCCCCATGTGCTCGATGCGCTGGCGGGAATCATCGCGGGCGCCATCGCGCTGGCGTTTGTGAGCGCGGGCGCGCGGTTAATGGGACGAGTCAAATCGCACCCGCCCGTTAAACCTCTAGGTTAGAGCAAAGACATACCAAGTTTCGCCGCGCTCTTGTCGAAAGTAACGATCCGCTCACAGCCGGCTTCCAGCGCCAATTCCGTGATAATCGCGTCAGCGAGGTCGCCACTTCCGTCTCCGGGCTTTGCCAAGGTATTGGACACACAAGGCCGGCGCTCCACGGAGAACTGCCTGATATCGAGCAAATCGCGGACTGTTTCAATCAGATCCTTGGAAGTAGCGCCGTAGAGCCGTTTAAGAACCCAGCACGTTTCGACCAAGACCACCAGACTGATATAGCCGGGCTCGCGCTCGTTAAGCTCGCTCTCGATGAGGCGAACCGCCCGCGCGGATTGAATCGCATCGTCTTGCGCAAGATAGCGCACCAATACGTTGGAATCGAGCCCGGTCAAGGGAATCTTCGCAACGTGATCACTTTGCCCGGCGGCGCGCCGGACCGGTACTTCTAACTAACCGCTCAGCGGCTTCCGCCTCGATAGCGCCATCCATGTCCTGCACACTAATCCGCCGAACGGCGCGGCCGGCAAAACGGCCTCTTAGAACCGTGACATCCTTACGCAGCTGGATCATTTTGAAACCCCCGCTTTCATCCGCGACAAAATCCACCTTATCGCCGGAATGCAGACCGAGTTGTTCCCGTACGGCTTGAGGGACCGTAATTTGGCCTTTACTGGTAAGCGTTGCCGTGGGCATCTAGTTCCTTACGAAGAGTAAGGAATGCTATCAATGCCTACACTTCAAGTCAAACACGCGGCAGCGCTCCTTCCGTGGGTCTACCCTGAAAGCGCAAACCCCTCGTACCCCGCCGCCACCACTTCCTTGCACTTTTTCTGGTAGGCGGGAAATCCTCCGATGTAAGGCATGAACACGCGCTGCTTGCCTGGAATGTTGGCGCCGATGTACCACGAGTTGCAAGCCGAGCGCAGATGAGCGTCTGCCACTTCGTTGACGTGGTTCACCCACTGGTCTTCGGCCTCGCGCACAGGCTCAATGAGCGCAATGCCCTTCTCCCGCATGTGGCGCAAACACTCGGTCACCCAATCCACGTGTTGCTCGATGGAAGGAATCATGTTGGTGAACACCGACGGGCTTCCTGGGCCTGTGATGGTGAAGAAGTTCGGAAAACCTTCCGTGGAGAGGCCAAGATAATTTCTCGGTCCGGCCCGCCACTTCTCCTTCAAGCTCTTGCCGCCGCGCCCGCGAATATCGATGCTGGTAAGCGCGCCGGTCATGGCGTCGAAGCCCGTGGCGAGAACGAGTGCGTCGATGGCGTACTCGCGACCCAGGGCCTTGACCGCATGCGGCGTGATCGCTTCGATCGGTGAAGCGCTGATGTCCACCAGCGTGACGTTCGGGCGGTTGAAAGTGGCGAAGTAGCCCGTGTCCACGCACAGGCGCTTGCAACCAATCACGTAGCGAGGCATGAGCGCCTCGGCCACCTGGGGATCGCGCACGATCTCGCGAATCTTGCCGCGCACGAAATCCGCGGCGGTGGCGTTGGCTTCGGGTTCGAACATGAGATCGGCGTAGGCGCCCATGAAGGACACGCCGCCGTGGGCCCAGCGCTCCTCGAACTCCCTGCGCCTATCCTCCGCCGTGGTTTGCAAGGCACGCGCGGAGTTGAAGCGGAAGGACCACACGCCGTTGGGGCTTTGCTTGCCCTCGTCGCGCAACCGCTTGTAGTTCATCTTCACTTGCCGCCGGACCTCGGGATCCAAGGGCGCGTTGTGAGCGGGCACGGAATAGTTTGGCGTGCGCTGAAAGACGTAGAGATGCGCGGCCTGCTCGGCGATGATGGGAATGGCTTGGATGGCCGATGAACCCGTGCCGACGATGCCCACCCGCTGGCCGGTGAAACTCACATCCTCGTGGGGCCACCGGCCTGTGTGATAAGTGTGGCCGGCAAAGCTATCCAGCCCCGCTAGCTTGGGCGTATTGGCCGAGGACAGGCAGCCCGTGGCCATGATGCAAAAGCGCGCGCTCGCGCGGGTGCGATCCGAAGTTTCCAAACTCCAGCGCCTGCCTTGCTCATCGAACACGGCGGATTCGATACGTGTTTCGAATTGGATGTCGCGCCGCAGATCGAAGCGGTCCGCCACGTAGTTGGCGTAGCGCAAAATCTCGGGTTGCGTGGCGTAACGCTCGGACCAATCCCATTCCTGCTGGAGGTCGCCGGAGAACTGGAAGGAGTACTCCATGCTCTCGATGTCGCAGCGCGCGCCAGGATAGCGGTTCCAATACCAGGTGCCCCCTACTCCACTGCCCGCCTCGAACACCCGCACCCGGAATCCCAGGCCGCGCAAACGGTGCAGCATGTACATGCCGGCGAAGCCGGCGCCGACGATCACCGCATCGAGTTCGGCGTCCGAGGATGATTTGTGCTGTGAGCCGGACATACAAATCCCTTCAGGGTTGCGCAAATTGCAAAGACGGTATATTGCCATGGGCCGGGCATGGGGCTGGCGGCGGCGAGCGCTTACAATGCCCCACTCATCATAATGTCTCCCCGCCCGGGCGGGGAGCACGACGCTCCCTTCTCCCCACGGGAGAAGGGATGGGGATGAGGGAAGAGTTACAAGTAAATAGCTTCATAGCCACGACGCGAGAGAGGAACAAGACCCATGACCACCACGACGCACACCGCCTATACGCGCCGGGCGCGTTACTTCGATTCAGGCAACGCCTTTAACATCGTCTACTCCGATGTGCCCGCTGCCACCTTCACGGCCGAGCGCGATGACGCACTTAACTCGGCCACCGGCACACGCATCATTGCCTGCGACCAGAGCGCGGCCATGGGGCTCGATTTTCCGGCCACATCGCCCCTGGTCTTGGCGTCCTATGCGCGCATCCGTGCGCGCGATGCACTGGCGCTCAACCCTTGCGCCAGTACGGTGCTGGCCTATGTGATCGAGGGGTCAGGCCAGGTCACGCAGGGGAATGACGTTATCGGCTGGAGCCGGGGCGATGTCTTCTCGCTCCCCGGAGGGCGCGCCTTTGAACTGACCAGCGCCGAGCGCGACAGCGTGTTGTGGATTGTCACCAATGAACCGGAACTCGCCTTCGAGCGCGTAATACCTCCCCCGTCCGAGAATGCGCTGGTGGAAGCGGCGCACTTTCCCGCAGCCACCATCACGGAAGAACTCAGCCTCGCGCGCGCCAAACTGAGCGGGCAACCGGTGGCGGGTCTCGCGGTCGTGTTCTCGTCGGAGCGCTTGGAGGGCCGTCGCAACATATCCCCTACCCTCACGCTGGCCATGAACCAATTGGCCCCGCGCAGCATTCAATCCGCCCATAGTCATAACTCGGTGGCGGTATCGCTCGCCATTGAGGGAGACCGCTGCTACTCGAAAGTAAACGGTACCGCCAAGAGCTGGTCGCCCTACATCACCATGGTGACTCCGCCCACCAGCGTGCATTCCCACCACAATGACAGCGACGCGCTGGCGCATTGGTTGATCGTGCAAGACGGCGGCATCCACTATCACTGCCGCACCATGGGCTTTCGTTTCGAGGAACCGGTTCACCGATGATCAAAGCCGGTTACACCGCCGCCCTGCCCCATGGCATCCGCTCGCGCTTCGTGGACAACCGCAACGGCTTGAACATGCATGTCTTGGAGGCTGGCGCAGAAGGCAGTCCGTGCGTGTTGCTCCTGCATGGATTTCCGGAGCTGGCCTACAGTTGGCGCAACGTGATGCTGCCCCTCGCGCAAGCCGGCTATCACGTGATCGCGCCCGACCAACGCGGATACGGCCGCACCACGGGCTGGGACGCCAGTTACGACGGCGATCTGGGCTCTTTTCGCATGCTCAACATCGTGCGCGACACGCTGGGCCTGCTGTTCGCGGTGGGGAAGCGCAGCGCGGCGGCCGTGGTGGGCCACGACTTCGGCTCTCCCGTGGCGGCGTGGTGTGCGCTGTTGCGGCCAGACATCTTTCGCTCCGTGGTGATGATGAGCGCGCCTTTCGGAGGGCCGCCGCCCATTGCGTTCAACCCCGCCAACGAACCTTATCGAGAGAAATCCGCCGCGAGCAATTTTCATGAGGATCTGGCCGCGCTCGAGCGCCCGCGCAAGCACTACCATTGGTATTACTCCACGCGCGAGGCCAATGACAACATGTGGCACGCGCCCCAAGGCCTGCATGCCTTTCTGCGAGCCTATTACCACTACAAGAGCGCGGATTGGAAGGGTAACCTGCCCTTCCCGCTCAAAGCGTGGTCCGCAACGGAATTGGCGAAGCTGCCCACTTACTACATCATGGACCGTGACTTAGGCATGGCGCAGAGCGTCGCGCCGGAAATGCCTTCCGCCGCGCAAATCGCCGCCTGCAAGTGGCTGCCGGAGGACGCGCTCGCCGTCTACACCGCGGAATATGAGCGCAACGGATTTCAAGGCGGCTTGCAGTGGTACCGCTGCCGCACCACCGGAAAATTCAACGCCGAGATGGAGATCCATGCCGGGCGCCGCATCGATGTCCCGTCATGCTTCATCGTAGGCAAGAGCGACTGGGGCGTGTTTCAGAAACCCGGAGATTTCGAGGCCATGCAAAACAAAGCGTGCACAAACATGGTGGGCTGCCATCTCGTAGAAGGCGCGGGGCACTGGGTGCAGCAGGAACAACCGGAGAAAGTGAGCGGTCTATTGGTGGAGTTTCTGCGTAGTCAAACCTAACACGTGAAAAACATTCACCACAGAGGCACAGAGAAAGACAAAACCATTTGCCGTGACGAATTTGGTTTCCTTTGTGCCTCTGTGGTGAAATCTTCTAATTTATCCTTCGCCACCAGTGTCCGCATTGCGATTCGACAATAGCTTTGTACGCGAGCTTCTCGCCGATCCCGAGATAGGACCGAGGCGCCGGCAAGTGCATGGCGCCCTTTACTCGCGCGTCGATCCTACTCCTGTGGCGGCCCCACGGCTCATCGCCTACTCGCCGGAGGTGGCGGCGATGCTGGGCATGGATTCCAGCATGCTCGCTTCGCTCGAGTTCGCGAAAATTTTCGGCGGCAATGCATTGATGGAGGGGATGGAGCCCTACGCCGCCAATTACGGCGGTCATCAGTTCGGCCATTGGGCGGGACAGTTGGGCGATGGCCGGGCCATCACCCTGGGCGAAACCCTCAACAGCGCCGGCGAGCGCTGGGAGTTGCAACTCAAGGGGGCAGGCTTGACGCCCTACTCGCGCACGGCCGACGGCCGCGCCGTGTTGCGTTCCTCCATCCGCGAGTTTCTCTGCAGCGAGGCCATGCATCACCTTGGCGTGCCCACCACGCGCGCGCTCAGCCTGGTGGCCACGGGCGAGGATGTCATCCGGGACATGTTCTACGATGGCCGCGCCAGACCGGAGCCGGGAGCCATCGTGTGCCGGGTGGCGCCGTCCTTCATTCGCTTTGGCAACTTCGAACTTCCGGCGTCTCGCGAGGATGTGGCGCTGCTCGGCCGGCTGGTCGAGTTCACCATCCGCCGCGACTTTCCGGAGTTGGGGAAGAAAGGCGAAACCATCGAGAACGTTCGGGCAGAATGGTTCGCTCAGGTCTGCGAGCGCACGGCACGGCTGATGGCACATTGGATGCGCGTGGGTTTCGTTCACGGCGTGATGAACACGGACAATCTCTCCATCCTGGGACTCACCATCGATTACGGTCCCTACGGCTGGATCGATGACTTCGATCTCGACTGGACGCCCAACACCACGGACGCGCAAAACCGCCGCTACCGCTTCGGCCAGCAACCGCAAATCGCCTATTGGAATCTCACGCGGCTCGCGAGCGCCCTGGCGCCCGCCTTCGGCGACGCCGATTCGCTTCACGCCGGGCTGGAGCGTTATGTGGCGGCCTTCGACGCCGCCGACCGCGAACACACGGGGGCGAAACTTGGCTTGGCACAATGCACGGACGAGGACACCGAACTGATGCGCGCGCTGCAAGCTTTGCTGCAAAAGGCCGAGGTGGACATGACGATCTTTTTTCGCGTGCTGAGTGACGTGAACCTCGATGCGCCTACCCTCACGCCGCTGCATGAAGCGTTTTACGATGCCGAAAAGCAACGCCAAGCCGAGCCGGAGTTCAACGAGTGGCTGGCACGCTACGCCGCCCGCGCGCGCCGCGATGGCCTACCGCCCGCGCAGCGGCGTGCCGGCATGCACGCGGTCAATCCGCGCTACGTGCTGCGCAACTATCTCGCGCAACAAGCCATCGACCGCGCGGAGCAAGGCGACTATTCCGGCATTCACGAATTGCTCGATGTACTACGCCATCCCTACGACGACCAACCCGGCAAGGAACGGTTCGCGCAGCGCCGGCCCGACTGGGCCCGTGACCGGGCCGGATGCTCGATGTTATCGTGTAGTTCCTAAGTCGGCATAGCCGGTACCAAGGTGAAATTCGATTTCAACGAAGAAAAAGTCACTATTTCGAGCCGCAGATCGCAGTCCGCCGTCGGTAGAATACGGACGAAGGAAGAAGAAAGGTAGATCGTTTTTCTGCGTGCTCGCAGGGCGTTTTGCGCTTTCGCTGCCATAGGCACTTTCACGTTTGCAAGAGAAAGTCGCCGGGGGCAGCCCGGCCGCTGGTGACTTTCTCTTGCGCGGCCAAAAGAAAGTCACCAAAGAAAAGGCCGCCCACTGAACCGCCCCTTGCGGGGTACCCTGCGTTACTCGAAGCGATGGGCGCCTGCGGAACTAGTCCGCGCATGAAGCGCGCGGCCGTCGGACAGTCATCGGCGAAAGCCCCCATCGCTCCTGCGTTACTCGGCGGTTCAGGAGGGGGAGATAAACAACAACATCCAACCCCAAACTTTCAAAAACCAAGAACCACACCGCAACAGGTTCGCACCCCACCGCCGGGATTAGCGACTACAATCTTTCTTGTAGTCACTCCACTATTTCTTGAGCGGGACTCTTTTATTGCTGCTTTTCCATTTCTTTGCTGGGACTGAAGTCTTGGCTTCTACGGATTTCTTTTGGGTGGGAGGTGTCCTTTTACCCTTTGCTCTGAGGCTATTGATTTCTTGGACTGTACTTAGTGGGGTGATTTGTTTTTTCTTTATCCAAGCAGAGACATTTTCATCTTGCTTAAGAGCTCGAGCTGTTTCATAAATGGCGTCTCGGGGTCCGAAGCATAGACTTTGAGACTGGTCCCTACCTTGCCGCCAAATGGCTCCCTTTTACTCCGCCATTTACAAATGTCGCTGGCCTTCTTCTACTTCTACGTAAAGGAGGTGTACCCAATGCGCGAGATCGCGCGCGAAGCGATCTCGCCGCCCCCGGCACCGGCGCCGCCATCCAAATAGACTTGGCATAAGGGGTGAGGCTTGGGATGTTGCGCGTCTGATCCGGCTACTTCCCCCAGCGCAACGCCAGGGGAGTGGCCTCTCGCGCCAACTCCAGCAAGCCCGCGCGCGTAGCTGGATGAAGCGCTTCCAGGGGATGGCGCACGGCGTCGCTCTTGATGACACCGCCTTCCATCATCACCGTCTTGGTGGCGCGTAACCCGCACTGGCGGTTCTCGTAGTTGATGAGCGGCAAGATGCGCGCGTACTGAGCGGCGGCTTCTTGGCGGTTGCCCGCGGCATGGTGTTGCAGCACGGGCTTGATGAGATCGGGCAGCAGAGCACTGGGCATGGTGCCCGTGGCCCCCGCATCCAGATCCGCCATGAGTGTGATGGATTCCTCGCCATCGAAGGGTCCGGTGATGGATTTACCACCAGCCTCTATGAGGCTCCGTAATTTCGC
This window of the Betaproteobacteria bacterium genome carries:
- a CDS encoding integron integrase, encoding MPNTPVNSTFGSSPSPPTLLGQVRARIRVKHYSIRTEVAYVDWIRRFVLFHNKRHPRDLGAVEVEAFLTYLADKRRVSASTQNQAKSALLFLYREVLDVELPWLDGVTSAKKSQRLPVVLTPAEVSSLLGRLRGSPALIVKLLYGTGLRIMEALRLRVKDLDFERLEILVRDGKGAKDRVTMMPANLAEPLKLHLTRVKELHQEDLAAGFGDVFLPYALARKYPNAGKEWYWQYSFPSARLSIDPRSGVKRRHHADEKPIQRAMQQALRESGINKPATPHTLRHSFATHLLQSGYDIRTAQELLGHSDMSTTMIYTHVLNRGGKGVLSPLDRL
- a CDS encoding pyruvate carboxylase → MKSIRSLLVANRSEIAIRVMRAAAEMGIRTVAIFSNEDRFALHRFKADESYLVGAGKKPIHAYLDIGDIVRIAREAKVDAIHPGYGFLSENPDFAEACAKAGITFIGPKPQVMRLLGNKVAARELAQKVGVAVVPATAALPHDIEEAKRMAVPLGYPFMLKASWGGGGRGMRVIETEADLTANLEVARREALAAFGNAEMYLEKLVRRARHVEVQVMGDAHGQIVHLFERDCTVQRRNQKVVERAPAPYLNDAQRAALCESALKLARAAHYTHAGTVEFLMDADTGLVYFIEVNPRIQVEHTVTEEVTGVDIVKAQIRISEGARIGDADSFVPRQEDVRLNGHALQCRVTTEDPENSFMPDYGRLSAYRSAAGFGIRLDAGTAYGGAVITPFYDSLLVKVTSWGHTKEEAIARMDRALREFRIRGLSSNLQFLENVIGHEQFASGECITRFIDETPELFRFTKRRDRATKLLRFIGEIAVNGNPEMKRRGASDARPEPAPLPRIDMTQEPPAGTRDKLKELGPEKFAEWMKAHKRVLLTDTTLRDAHQSLFATRMRTRDMLPIAPYYARMLPELFSLECWGGATFDVALRFLKEDPWDRLVKLRAAVPNILLQMLLRASNAVGYTNYPDNVVRYFVQQAAKNGVDVFRVFDSLNWVENMRVAMDAVREAGGLCEAAVCYTSDVFDSARPKYDLKYYVSMAKELEKAGAHVLGIKDMAGVCRPRAAAALVKALKEEVGLPIHFHTHDTSGIGAASVLAAIDAGCDAVDGALDSMSGLTSQPNLGSIVAALQGSERDAGLDLDAMKSLSRYWESVRRYYAPFEADMRAGTSDVYLHEMPGGQYTNLREQARAMGLDHRWPEVAKAYAQVNLLFGDIVKVTPTSKVVGDLALFMVANDLSPEDVRDPNREIAFPESVVSMMRGELGFPPDGFPRDITHKVLKGAAPIAGRAGAHLPPADLEAVRSEAEHAVGRKVNDTDLASYLMYPKVFREFAEHHRKYDDVSVLPTPTFFNGMADGEDAGIEIDRGKTLMIRLQGRSGVDEEGHVRLFFELNGQGRPLRIPKTGVAAVHKPRAKAEDSNSAHMGAPMPGNVVTVAVKAGQPVKKGDPLVSIEAMKMESIIRAERDATVKAVHAKPGDVVAAKDLLVELA
- a CDS encoding DUF808 domain-containing protein; protein product: MASSLLALIDDIATILDDVAILTKVAAKKTSGVLGDDLALNAQQVAGVHADRELPVVWAVAKGSFKNKLILVPAALAISALAPWAVPPLLMIGGAFLCYEGAEKLAHKLLHSKKEDDHAHAALVLAVADPKVDMVALEKDKIRGAVRTDFVLSAEIIAITLGTVASASFGTRVAVLSGIALIMTVGVYGLVSGIVKLDDAGLYLSQRGHAIQTALGKLILRTAPYLMKTLSVAGTAAMFLVGGGILTHGIPALHHLIEDLSVRVSTLPGAGGFLGALAPHVLDALAGIIAGAIALAFVSAGARLMGRVKSHPPVKPLG
- a CDS encoding PIN domain-containing protein — its product is MTGLDSNVLVRYLAQDDAIQSARAVRLIESELNEREPGYISLVVLVETCWVLKRLYGATSKDLIETVRDLLDIRQFSVERRPCVSNTLAKPGDGSGDLADAIITELALEAGCERIVTFDKSAAKLGMSLL
- a CDS encoding AbrB/MazE/SpoVT family DNA-binding domain-containing protein, which gives rise to MPTATLTSKGQITVPQAVREQLGLHSGDKVDFVADESGGFKMIQLRKDVTVLRGRFAGRAVRRISVQDMDGAIEAEAAERLVRSTGPARRRAK